Proteins encoded in a region of the Flammeovirga yaeyamensis genome:
- the porM gene encoding type IX secretion system motor protein PorM/GldM, with protein MAGGKETPRQRMIGLMYLVLMAMLALNVSNTVLDKFMFIERALNEANEIKIQENDRQLHAIEAAVKKKNNKITQEVLKEATALRTETVKVTDLIEDLKQEIIKKSGDYDESTGELKGKSDTQIPAEIMIGVEGAKVKGKAYDLEKKLNELAKHYDAVAMKFDTTKTWRKIGKLAKSAKEMPQYAKDKDNKNKDYAQIQFEDTPVAAALAVLTEVSSEVLQAETKVLQVLNDRVGGRVVFDKVVAVVKPTSKFVAAGLDYEATMFIAASSSAAKPRMKQNGADIKVEAGVGTIKFPAKAAKYDKNGRSTQTWKGEITYTTPFGDTTLLVEEEYVVVRPTISVNSATVNALYRNVANKLVVDVPALGESYSPRFSATNASVKGKGKTATIIPTQKAKSVVLTVNSGGNRIGTKTFKTRGVPKPTIKFPGVDMKKGISRKTSKLRVVPEPDAEFKAALPDEANYRVVDWEVTVAFGTKPIGKPMRVTGGNQSMDIGRLLRNAPKTEGVRIVVDVKKVVRKNSLGKTETVPGVGGITTIAVN; from the coding sequence ATGGCAGGAGGTAAGGAAACACCAAGACAACGGATGATTGGTCTAATGTACTTAGTACTTATGGCCATGCTCGCATTGAATGTTAGTAACACGGTTCTTGATAAGTTCATGTTCATTGAACGTGCACTTAATGAGGCGAATGAAATTAAGATTCAAGAAAACGATAGACAGTTGCATGCAATTGAAGCAGCTGTAAAAAAGAAAAACAACAAAATCACTCAGGAAGTACTTAAAGAAGCGACTGCTTTAAGAACAGAGACTGTAAAAGTAACTGATCTTATTGAGGATCTTAAGCAGGAGATCATTAAGAAATCTGGTGATTATGATGAAAGTACAGGTGAATTAAAAGGAAAAAGTGATACCCAAATCCCTGCTGAGATTATGATCGGTGTTGAGGGAGCTAAAGTAAAAGGTAAAGCTTATGACCTTGAAAAGAAGTTAAATGAATTAGCGAAGCATTATGATGCTGTAGCTATGAAATTTGATACTACGAAAACTTGGAGAAAAATCGGAAAGTTAGCAAAGTCTGCGAAAGAAATGCCGCAGTATGCTAAGGATAAAGACAACAAGAATAAAGACTACGCTCAAATTCAATTCGAGGATACTCCAGTAGCTGCAGCATTAGCAGTGTTAACAGAGGTATCGTCTGAAGTATTACAAGCTGAAACGAAAGTTTTACAAGTATTGAACGACAGAGTTGGTGGACGTGTAGTTTTTGATAAAGTAGTAGCGGTTGTTAAACCAACTTCGAAATTTGTAGCAGCTGGATTGGATTATGAAGCAACAATGTTTATTGCTGCATCATCTTCAGCAGCTAAGCCAAGAATGAAACAAAACGGTGCTGATATCAAAGTAGAAGCAGGTGTAGGTACAATTAAATTCCCTGCAAAAGCAGCTAAATATGATAAAAACGGTCGTTCAACTCAAACTTGGAAAGGTGAGATTACATATACTACTCCTTTCGGTGATACTACATTATTAGTAGAGGAAGAGTACGTAGTAGTTAGACCTACAATTTCTGTAAACTCAGCAACTGTAAATGCCCTTTATAGAAACGTTGCTAACAAATTAGTTGTAGACGTACCTGCTTTAGGTGAGTCTTACAGCCCAAGATTCTCTGCAACAAATGCTTCTGTAAAAGGTAAAGGTAAGACTGCAACAATTATCCCTACTCAAAAGGCGAAAAGCGTTGTACTTACTGTAAACAGTGGTGGTAACAGAATTGGTACTAAAACGTTCAAAACTCGTGGTGTACCAAAACCAACAATTAAGTTCCCAGGTGTCGATATGAAAAAAGGTATCTCACGTAAGACTTCTAAATTACGTGTTGTTCCTGAGCCAGATGCTGAATTTAAAGCAGCTCTTCCAGATGAAGCTAACTACCGTGTAGTAGATTGGGAAGTTACAGTGGCATTCGGTACTAAACCAATTGGTAAACCTATGCGTGTTACAGGTGGTAACCAATCAATGGATATCGGACGATTATTAAGAAACGCTCCTAAAACAGAAGGTGTTCGTATTGTAGTTGATGTAAAGAAAGTGGTTCGTAAAAACTCTTTGGGTAAAACTGAAACAGTTCCAGGTGTTGGCGGTATCACAACAATTGCAGTGAACTAA
- the tsf gene encoding translation elongation factor Ts, with protein MAITAQDVKKLRTMTGAGMMDCKKALSEAEGDLDKAVEILRKKGQKLAAKRADRETTEGQVFVYSSDDNSKAVALAFACETEPVSVNDEFKALGQSLLDAAVAADAKTAEEVLALTVDGVAATEAITALTAKMGEKMEISGYANVEGAAVAAYKHGASIAVLVELSEAADEAVLEAGRNVGMQVAAMRPLALAAEDVDPTLIAKEKEIGVERARQEGKPENILERIAEGYVKKFLKENTLLEQAYVKDPSQSVKNYVGSVKSGMVVKSFNRVSTGK; from the coding sequence ATGGCTATCACAGCACAAGACGTAAAAAAGCTTCGTACTATGACTGGTGCGGGTATGATGGACTGTAAAAAAGCACTTTCAGAAGCTGAAGGTGATTTGGACAAAGCAGTTGAAATCCTTCGTAAAAAAGGTCAAAAATTGGCAGCTAAAAGAGCTGACAGAGAGACTACTGAAGGTCAAGTTTTCGTTTATTCTAGCGATGACAACTCAAAAGCAGTTGCTTTAGCTTTCGCTTGCGAAACTGAGCCTGTATCTGTAAACGACGAATTCAAAGCTTTAGGTCAAAGCTTATTGGATGCTGCTGTTGCTGCAGACGCTAAAACTGCTGAGGAAGTTCTTGCACTTACTGTTGATGGTGTAGCTGCTACTGAAGCTATCACAGCATTAACTGCTAAGATGGGTGAGAAAATGGAAATCTCTGGCTACGCTAACGTAGAAGGTGCTGCTGTTGCTGCTTATAAGCACGGTGCTTCTATCGCTGTATTAGTTGAGCTTTCTGAGGCTGCAGACGAAGCTGTATTAGAAGCTGGTAGAAACGTAGGTATGCAAGTTGCTGCTATGCGTCCATTGGCTCTAGCTGCTGAAGATGTAGATCCTACATTAATTGCTAAAGAAAAAGAAATCGGTGTTGAGCGTGCTCGTCAAGAAGGTAAGCCTGAGAATATCTTAGAGCGTATCGCTGAAGGTTACGTGAAGAAATTCTTAAAAGAAAACACTCTTCTTGAGCAAGCTTACGTTAAAGATCCTAGCCAATCGGTGAAGAACTACGTAGGTAGCGTGAAATCTGGTATGGTTGTAAAATCATTCAACAGAGTTTCAACTGGTAAGTAA
- the rplM gene encoding 50S ribosomal protein L13: MDTLSYKTVSVNKATAQKEWVLIDAEGKTLGRLATEIAMYLRGKKKPSFTPNVDCGDNVVVINAEKVKLSGKKWDEKVYLRYSGYPGGLKSRTATEMKAKFPTRLVENAVKGMLPKGRLGRDLYRNLYVYAGGEHKHEAQQPKKIEL, encoded by the coding sequence GTGGATACACTCAGTTACAAAACTGTTTCAGTAAACAAAGCTACAGCTCAAAAAGAGTGGGTTTTGATCGACGCTGAAGGTAAGACATTGGGACGTTTGGCTACTGAAATTGCCATGTACTTACGTGGTAAGAAGAAGCCTAGCTTTACACCAAATGTTGACTGTGGAGATAACGTAGTTGTTATCAATGCAGAAAAAGTGAAGCTTTCAGGTAAAAAGTGGGACGAAAAAGTATACCTTCGTTACTCTGGTTACCCAGGTGGTTTGAAATCAAGAACTGCTACAGAAATGAAAGCAAAGTTCCCTACAAGATTAGTAGAGAACGCAGTTAAAGGCATGTTGCCGAAAGGAAGATTGGGACGTGATTTATACCGTAACTTGTATGTATATGCAGGTGGCGAGCACAAGCACGAAGCTCAACAACCAAAGAAAATTGAACTTTAA
- the rpsB gene encoding 30S ribosomal protein S2, protein MKNLEYKELLDAGVHFGHLTRKWNPKMAPYIFMERNGIHIIDLNKTKTALEQAQNALKNIVKSGRKVMFVATKKQAKDIVAQEAARLKMPFVTERWLGGMLTNFQTVRKSLKKMSSIDKLMKSDEYNSLAKRERLMMQREREKLERVLGGIADQTRLPAALFIIDVKRESIAVKEAQKLGIPVFAMVDTNSNPEGVDFVIPANDDAFKSVSAIMGAVGSAIEEGIGERKKERDEAASAAAEAEKKAADEASNE, encoded by the coding sequence ATGAAAAATTTAGAATATAAAGAACTGCTTGACGCAGGCGTTCACTTTGGTCACTTGACCAGAAAGTGGAATCCAAAGATGGCTCCTTACATCTTCATGGAGCGCAATGGTATCCACATCATTGACCTGAACAAAACAAAGACTGCTTTAGAGCAAGCACAAAACGCTCTAAAAAATATTGTAAAGTCTGGTCGTAAAGTGATGTTTGTTGCTACTAAAAAGCAAGCAAAAGACATCGTTGCTCAAGAAGCGGCAAGACTAAAAATGCCTTTCGTTACTGAGCGTTGGTTAGGTGGTATGTTAACTAACTTCCAAACAGTACGTAAGTCATTGAAAAAAATGTCGTCTATCGACAAATTAATGAAGTCGGATGAGTACAACTCTCTTGCAAAGCGTGAGCGTCTTATGATGCAACGTGAGCGTGAGAAGTTAGAAAGAGTATTGGGTGGTATTGCTGACCAAACTCGTCTTCCAGCTGCATTGTTTATCATTGACGTGAAGCGTGAGTCTATCGCTGTAAAAGAAGCTCAAAAATTGGGTATTCCTGTATTTGCAATGGTTGATACTAACTCAAACCCAGAGGGTGTTGATTTCGTTATCCCTGCAAATGACGACGCATTCAAATCTGTAAGTGCTATCATGGGTGCTGTAGGTTCTGCGATCGAAGAAGGAATTGGCGAGCGTAAGAAAGAGCGTGACGAAGCTGCATCTGCTGCTGCTGAAGCAGAAAAGAAAGCGGCTGACGAAGCTTCTAATGAGTAA
- the rpsI gene encoding 30S ribosomal protein S9 — MEVINTSGRRKTSVARIYLSQGEGKITVNKREFGDYFPSEVLQIKVQQPLELTNESGKYDISVNVQGGGINGQAEAVRLAISKALCEINAEHRLTLKPEGFLTRDPRMVERKKPGRRKARRKFQFSKR, encoded by the coding sequence ATGGAAGTAATTAACACTTCAGGCAGAAGAAAGACTTCTGTAGCAAGAATTTACCTGAGTCAAGGTGAAGGAAAGATTACTGTCAACAAACGTGAGTTTGGTGATTATTTCCCATCTGAGGTTTTGCAAATCAAAGTGCAACAACCATTAGAATTGACTAATGAGTCTGGCAAGTACGATATTAGCGTAAACGTGCAAGGTGGTGGTATTAACGGACAAGCGGAAGCAGTTCGTTTAGCGATCTCTAAAGCACTTTGCGAAATCAACGCAGAACACAGATTGACATTGAAACCAGAAGGTTTCTTGACTCGTGACCCTCGTATGGTGGAAAGAAAGAAACCAGGTCGCAGAAAAGCGAGAAGAAAATTCCAATTCTCGAAACGTTAA
- the glyA gene encoding serine hydroxymethyltransferase translates to MKRDDIIFDLIDREKERQISGIELIASENFASEQVMAAMGSVLTNKYAEGLPGKRYYGGCEVVDEVENLAIDRLKELFGAAWANVQPHSGAQANAAVMLAVLKPGDKILGFDLSHGGHLTHGSPVNFSGKLYKPTFYGVEKETGLIDFDKVVETARKEKPQLIIAGASAYSREWDYAKLRAVADEIGALLMADISHPSGLIAKGKLNDPIKHCHIVTTTTHKTLRGPRGGVIMMGEDFENPWGLKTPKGKTRMMSSLLDSGVFPGTQGGPLEHVIAAKAIAFGEALTPEYDAYVTQVQKNAQEMAKHFLAKGYEIISGGTDNHMMLIDLRSKNLTGKIAENTLIKADITINKNMVPFDDKSPFVTSGMRVGTAAVTTRGLKEADMGKIVDFIDRVLMNHENDAEIEKVRAEINEWMRQFPLFQW, encoded by the coding sequence ATGAAAAGAGATGATATCATCTTTGATCTTATAGATCGCGAAAAAGAAAGACAAATTTCTGGCATCGAATTGATTGCTTCAGAAAACTTCGCCTCAGAACAAGTGATGGCAGCCATGGGTAGTGTATTGACTAACAAATACGCTGAAGGCCTACCAGGTAAACGTTATTACGGGGGTTGTGAAGTAGTTGATGAGGTAGAAAACCTTGCTATCGACCGTCTTAAAGAACTATTTGGTGCGGCTTGGGCCAATGTTCAACCTCACTCTGGTGCACAAGCAAACGCAGCAGTTATGTTAGCTGTTTTAAAGCCAGGTGATAAAATTTTGGGTTTTGACTTATCTCACGGTGGTCACTTAACTCACGGTTCTCCAGTAAACTTCTCTGGAAAACTTTACAAGCCAACATTCTATGGTGTAGAAAAAGAAACTGGTTTAATCGACTTCGATAAAGTGGTTGAAACTGCTCGTAAAGAAAAGCCACAATTAATTATTGCTGGTGCTTCTGCTTATTCTCGTGAGTGGGATTACGCTAAATTACGTGCTGTAGCTGACGAAATCGGAGCTTTATTAATGGCCGATATTTCTCACCCTTCAGGATTGATTGCAAAAGGTAAACTAAACGATCCTATCAAACACTGTCATATCGTAACTACAACAACTCATAAAACTCTTCGTGGACCAAGAGGTGGTGTAATTATGATGGGCGAGGACTTTGAAAACCCATGGGGATTAAAAACTCCAAAAGGTAAAACTCGTATGATGTCTTCTTTATTAGACTCAGGTGTTTTCCCTGGTACTCAAGGTGGTCCATTAGAGCACGTAATCGCAGCTAAAGCTATCGCTTTCGGTGAGGCTTTAACTCCAGAGTATGATGCTTATGTAACACAAGTACAAAAGAACGCTCAAGAAATGGCAAAACACTTCTTGGCTAAAGGTTATGAAATCATTTCAGGTGGTACAGACAACCACATGATGTTGATCGACCTTCGTTCGAAAAACTTGACAGGTAAGATCGCTGAAAATACATTAATCAAAGCGGATATTACTATCAACAAAAACATGGTACCATTCGATGACAAATCTCCATTTGTTACTTCAGGTATGCGTGTTGGTACTGCAGCCGTGACTACTCGTGGTCTTAAGGAAGCAGATATGGGTAAAATCGTTGACTTCATCGATCGCGTATTGATGAACCACGAAAATGATGCTGAAATTGAGAAAGTGAGAGCTGAGATCAATGAGTGGATGCGTCAGTTCCCATTGTTCCAATGGTAA